A genomic stretch from Chryseobacterium sp. SNU WT5 includes:
- the purH gene encoding bifunctional phosphoribosylaminoimidazolecarboxamide formyltransferase/IMP cyclohydrolase: MSKKRALISVSDKSGLIDFAKFLEANNYELISTGGTFKHLKEAGLNPIQIDEVTNFPEMLDGRVKTLHPKVHGGLLAVRDNDQHISTVQEHNIELIDMVIVNLYPFFAHANTNISLEEKVEFIDIGGPSMLRSGAKNFQSVAVVTDVQDYAIIQKEMSESGDTTLETRKKLAGKVFNLTAAYDAAISQMLLDEDYPHYLNASYQKVSDLRYGENPHQTAAYYVSTTENGAMKDFEILGGKELSFNNLRDMDLCWKVVNEFKDEMACCAVKHSTPCGVAIGTSAVATYKKTFECDPISIFGGIIGMNFKVDLATAEELNKTFLEIVMAPDFDEDAIAFLKTKKNLRIIKIKNSVSDSQAWVKIDGGMLVQDNDNQFSEDIKVVTDKKPTEEQEKALLFAQRVVKYVKSNAIVVSNGVQALGIGGGQVNRIWATQHAIERAKVKFDGDLVLASDAFFPFRDVVEFCAKEGIKAIIQPGGSMKDQESIDAANEYEIPMMLTGMRHFLH; encoded by the coding sequence ATGTCAAAAAAAAGAGCGCTAATCTCTGTTTCCGATAAATCCGGTCTCATTGATTTTGCAAAATTTTTAGAAGCAAACAATTACGAATTAATTTCCACTGGAGGAACTTTTAAACATTTAAAAGAAGCAGGTTTAAATCCAATTCAGATTGATGAAGTAACCAATTTCCCTGAAATGCTGGACGGCAGAGTGAAGACTTTACATCCGAAAGTACATGGTGGGTTGTTAGCAGTTCGTGATAATGATCAACACATTTCTACCGTGCAGGAACACAATATTGAGTTGATAGACATGGTTATTGTCAATCTTTATCCGTTTTTTGCCCATGCTAACACCAATATTTCTTTAGAGGAAAAAGTAGAGTTCATCGATATCGGCGGACCTTCTATGTTACGCTCTGGGGCGAAAAACTTTCAGTCAGTTGCTGTAGTTACAGATGTGCAAGACTATGCCATCATTCAAAAAGAAATGTCCGAATCGGGAGATACGACTTTAGAAACAAGAAAGAAATTAGCGGGTAAAGTATTTAATCTTACTGCTGCGTACGATGCTGCAATCTCACAAATGCTTTTAGATGAAGATTATCCACACTATTTAAACGCTTCTTATCAAAAAGTTTCTGACTTACGATATGGCGAAAATCCACATCAAACCGCTGCCTATTATGTTTCTACAACCGAAAACGGTGCGATGAAAGATTTCGAAATTTTGGGAGGTAAAGAATTATCTTTCAATAATCTGAGAGATATGGATTTATGCTGGAAGGTGGTTAATGAATTTAAAGATGAAATGGCTTGCTGCGCAGTAAAACATTCAACACCATGTGGCGTTGCAATTGGAACATCAGCGGTAGCAACTTATAAGAAAACTTTCGAATGTGATCCAATTTCTATTTTTGGAGGAATTATTGGTATGAACTTTAAAGTAGATTTAGCGACTGCCGAAGAGTTAAACAAAACATTTTTAGAAATCGTAATGGCTCCGGATTTTGATGAAGATGCAATCGCTTTTCTAAAAACAAAGAAGAATCTGAGAATTATTAAAATTAAAAACTCAGTTTCTGACAGTCAAGCTTGGGTGAAGATCGATGGTGGAATGTTAGTTCAGGATAATGATAATCAATTCTCTGAAGATATTAAAGTAGTTACCGATAAAAAGCCAACCGAAGAACAGGAAAAAGCTTTATTATTTGCTCAGCGAGTGGTAAAATATGTAAAATCTAATGCAATCGTAGTTTCCAATGGTGTACAGGCTTTGGGAATTGGAGGTGGTCAGGTGAATAGGATTTGGGCAACGCAACACGCGATTGAAAGAGCGAAAGTGAAGTTTGATGGAGACCTCGTTCTGGCTTCAGATGCATTTTTCCCTTTCCGTGATGTGGTAGAGTTCTGTGCGAAGGAAGGAATTAAAGCCATTATTCAACCTGGTGGAAGTATGAAGGATCAGGAAAGTATCGATGCAGCAAACGAGTATGAGATTCCGATGATGTTGACGGGAATGCGTCATTTCTTGCATTGA
- the purM gene encoding phosphoribosylformylglycinamidine cyclo-ligase yields MSNTYKSAGVDKEEGYKTVDKIKAAVSETHNKNVLNNLGSFGAFYEIAGYKNPVLVSGTDGVGTKLKVALDSKKYDSIGVDCFAMCANDIICHGAKPLFFLDYLACGKLDADIAAEIVMGMVKACKDNNCALIGGETAEMPGMYKPGDYDVAGFCVGIVEKEEIIDGSGIKKGCKIIALPSSGFHSNGFSLVRKIFPDFNEEFEGKPLYETLLVPTRLYYQPIHKILEEVALCGIAHITGGGIIENIPRIIPENLCATIDASKIKIPSIMLELEKRGNIDRMEMYGTFNMGVGMVIVIDEIHAEKVLNLATDAYEIGEITEGPEKIQFI; encoded by the coding sequence ATGAGCAATACTTATAAATCTGCAGGAGTTGATAAAGAAGAAGGTTACAAGACCGTAGACAAAATAAAAGCAGCTGTTTCCGAAACTCATAATAAAAATGTACTAAACAATCTAGGTAGTTTCGGTGCTTTTTATGAGATCGCTGGTTACAAAAATCCTGTTTTGGTTAGCGGTACCGATGGAGTAGGAACAAAACTGAAAGTAGCTTTAGATTCTAAAAAATACGATTCTATTGGCGTAGATTGTTTTGCAATGTGTGCCAATGATATTATTTGTCATGGAGCAAAACCATTATTTTTCCTGGATTATTTAGCTTGTGGCAAACTCGACGCTGATATCGCTGCAGAAATTGTTATGGGAATGGTAAAAGCCTGCAAAGACAACAATTGCGCATTAATTGGTGGAGAAACGGCAGAAATGCCTGGAATGTATAAGCCGGGTGATTATGATGTTGCTGGATTTTGTGTAGGAATTGTAGAAAAAGAGGAGATTATTGACGGTTCTGGGATCAAGAAAGGATGTAAAATTATTGCATTGCCAAGTTCTGGATTTCACAGTAATGGATTTTCATTGGTAAGAAAAATATTCCCTGATTTTAACGAGGAGTTTGAAGGGAAACCGTTATATGAAACGTTGCTTGTTCCTACAAGATTGTATTATCAGCCGATTCATAAGATTTTAGAAGAAGTTGCGCTATGCGGGATTGCCCATATTACAGGAGGTGGAATCATTGAAAATATTCCTAGAATTATCCCAGAGAATTTATGTGCAACAATTGATGCTTCTAAAATAAAAATTCCTTCCATCATGCTTGAATTGGAAAAGAGGGGGAATATTGACCGCATGGAAATGTATGGAACTTTTAATATGGGTGTAGGAATGGTGATTGTGATTGATGAAATTCATGCAGAAAAAGTTTTGAATCTTGCTACTGATGCTTACGAGATCGGTGAAATTACAGAAGGTCCAGAGAAAATACAATTCATCTAA
- the purN gene encoding phosphoribosylglycinamide formyltransferase, with product MKNIVVLVSGGGTNLQRIIDCIENGEIPNARISLVIADRECFGLVRARNHNIAAQLIPRGKSFSAELKNALPEHTDLIVLAGFLSILNKEFCESFNGKIINIHPALLPKYGGKGMWGHHVHEAVLAANEKQSGATVHYVNAEIDEGQIILQKSFEIAPNETLESLAKKIHEVEFEIFPRAINKVLGIPL from the coding sequence ATGAAAAATATTGTTGTTTTAGTTTCAGGAGGCGGAACAAATTTGCAAAGAATCATCGATTGCATTGAAAATGGAGAAATTCCGAACGCAAGAATTTCTTTGGTCATTGCAGATCGGGAATGTTTTGGTTTGGTAAGAGCGAGAAACCACAACATTGCTGCTCAACTAATCCCAAGAGGCAAATCTTTCTCCGCGGAACTAAAAAATGCTCTTCCAGAACACACCGATTTAATTGTCCTTGCTGGATTCTTATCCATTTTAAATAAAGAATTCTGTGAATCGTTTAATGGAAAGATTATTAATATTCATCCAGCCTTATTGCCGAAATATGGAGGGAAAGGAATGTGGGGACATCATGTTCATGAAGCGGTTTTAGCTGCAAATGAAAAACAAAGTGGTGCAACTGTACATTATGTAAATGCGGAGATTGACGAAGGGCAGATTATTTTACAGAAATCTTTTGAAATTGCACCTAACGAAACATTAGAATCATTGGCAAAGAAAATTCATGAGGTAGAATTTGAAATATTTCCAAGGGCCATTAATAAAGTTCTAGGAATTCCCCTCTAG
- a CDS encoding endonuclease domain-containing protein yields the protein MDRKLLTRIDGVEIFRRKIEVLPKNKELLARSRSLRKGYVLSEVIFWKQVKSKDFHQIDFDRQRIIGNYIVDFYIKSLGLVIEIDGSSHDDKEEYDGRRQLFFERLNLKVYRILDFRVKHDLANVMKELEEYIIEYFS from the coding sequence ATGGATAGAAAGCTATTAACACGTATTGACGGAGTAGAAATCTTTCGAAGAAAAATAGAAGTGCTTCCAAAGAACAAAGAACTTTTAGCCAGATCACGAAGTTTAAGAAAAGGCTATGTTTTGTCAGAAGTTATATTTTGGAAACAGGTTAAAAGTAAAGATTTTCATCAAATTGATTTTGACAGACAAAGAATAATTGGAAATTATATTGTTGATTTCTATATTAAATCTTTAGGACTTGTTATAGAAATAGATGGTTCAAGTCATGATGATAAAGAAGAATATGATGGAAGAAGACAATTGTTTTTTGAGAGATTAAATTTGAAAGTTTATAGAATTTTAGATTTTAGAGTTAAGCATGATTTAGCAAATGTCATGAAAGAATTAGAAGAATATATTATAGAGTATTTCTCATAA